A window of Pirellulaceae bacterium contains these coding sequences:
- a CDS encoding NADH-quinone oxidoreductase subunit M, whose protein sequence is MDSPILVLSLLIFVPAVVAAVLALFPKGTDDFCKFVTLATTMFVMGFAVLFVLMPFDIGQPAMQQVFNQPWIPSFDIEYFMGTDGISLPLVILTAFISLLSMIASWTIKTNVKAYCMLYLLLVTGMLGVFLALDFFLFYVFWEVMLLPMYFLIGIWGGPRKEYAAIKFFLFTLFGSVLMLIAILMLYFNSDLTQLTTQQLADSHVLTRNLQQKFDVPVAEATSAQLEGAKKDLFDEIESGKRSHYTFNILALQHMGQHTDLFSSQDILFPGWTVQHWAFLLLFIGFVIKVPSVPVHTWLPDAHVEAPTPISMILAGVLLKMGGYGIIRICYPICPHAGYDFATFVCALGVLSMVYGAFAALAQTDFKRMVAYSSVSHMGYVVLGLGVWSATAGTMFDSYSWNMGIKGAMFQMIGHGVSSAGMFFMVGVIYERVHHRNLNEFGGLYGRMPVYTALAMIIFFAGLGLPGLCGFIGEVFVVLSVWNFSHWMAIVSAGVVVLTAAYILWAIQRVYLGPEYKGPHGDEIRPINSRELSVAVTLVVFAIFLGVYPRAVLQYMDATIDAQVTSLSDWTKNVKTPELEGAEVDEEEVLAQSDEKSDEATGTQSISLLSVENNSQPDLGSPAGAPERSEASEPTAVIR, encoded by the coding sequence ATGGACAGTCCTATTCTCGTATTAAGCCTGCTGATCTTCGTGCCCGCTGTTGTGGCCGCGGTACTGGCGTTGTTCCCCAAAGGTACGGACGATTTCTGCAAGTTCGTGACATTGGCGACGACGATGTTCGTGATGGGCTTTGCCGTGTTGTTTGTGCTTATGCCATTCGACATCGGACAACCGGCGATGCAGCAAGTTTTCAATCAGCCATGGATTCCGTCGTTTGACATCGAATACTTCATGGGGACCGACGGTATCAGCCTACCGCTCGTGATTCTAACGGCATTCATCAGTCTGCTCTCGATGATTGCGAGTTGGACGATCAAGACGAATGTCAAAGCTTATTGCATGCTCTATCTCTTGTTGGTCACGGGGATGTTGGGTGTATTTCTCGCGTTGGACTTTTTCCTGTTTTACGTCTTCTGGGAAGTCATGTTGTTGCCGATGTACTTCTTGATCGGTATCTGGGGAGGTCCACGGAAAGAATACGCAGCTATCAAGTTCTTCCTCTTCACGCTGTTCGGTAGCGTATTGATGTTGATTGCCATTCTGATGCTGTATTTCAATAGCGATTTGACACAACTGACGACCCAACAGTTGGCGGACAGTCATGTTTTGACTCGCAACTTGCAACAAAAATTTGACGTGCCCGTTGCCGAAGCAACTTCGGCACAGTTGGAAGGTGCCAAGAAAGATCTTTTCGACGAGATTGAGAGCGGAAAACGTTCTCACTACACCTTTAATATTCTTGCCCTGCAGCATATGGGGCAGCACACGGATCTGTTTTCCTCGCAGGACATTTTGTTCCCTGGCTGGACTGTTCAGCACTGGGCTTTCTTGCTGTTGTTTATTGGTTTCGTGATCAAGGTTCCGTCGGTGCCGGTGCATACTTGGCTGCCAGACGCTCATGTGGAAGCACCTACCCCGATTTCGATGATTCTGGCGGGCGTGCTGCTAAAGATGGGTGGGTATGGCATTATTCGGATTTGTTACCCGATCTGCCCACACGCAGGCTACGATTTTGCCACCTTCGTTTGTGCCCTGGGCGTGCTCAGCATGGTTTATGGTGCTTTCGCCGCTTTGGCGCAAACTGACTTTAAACGCATGGTTGCCTACAGTTCGGTCAGCCATATGGGATATGTCGTACTCGGTTTGGGCGTTTGGTCGGCGACTGCAGGCACAATGTTCGACTCTTACTCCTGGAACATGGGGATCAAGGGTGCGATGTTCCAGATGATTGGTCACGGTGTGAGTTCGGCGGGCATGTTTTTCATGGTCGGCGTGATCTACGAGCGGGTGCATCATCGCAACTTGAACGAGTTTGGTGGCCTCTATGGCCGCATGCCGGTTTATACTGCCCTGGCGATGATTATTTTCTTTGCCGGTTTGGGCTTGCCCGGTCTTTGCGGTTTCATCGGTGAGGTCTTTGTGGTGCTTTCCGTCTGGAACTTTAGCCACTGGATGGCCATCGTTTCAGCCGGCGTCGTGGTGTTGACTGCGGCCTACATCTTGTGGGCAATTCAACGTGTCTACCTTGGTCCGGAATACAAGGGTCCCCATGGCGACGAGATTCGACCGATCAATTCACGAGAATTGAGTGTGGCAGTGACGCTTGTCGTGTTTGCGATCTTCTTAGGCGTCTATCCACGAGCTGTTTTGCAGTACATGGATGCTACGATCGACGCGCAAGTTACGAGCCTGAGTGACTGGACGAAAAATGTGAAAACGCCCGAATTGGAGGGTGCTGAAGTCGACGAAGAAGAGGTGTTAGCGCAATCTGATGAGAAATCAGACGAAGCAACGGGCACCCAGTCGATTTCTTTGCTTTCGGTTGAAAATAATTCGCAACCCGATCTTGGATCGCCGGCTGGCGCCCCGGAAAGATCGGAAGCGAGTGAACCAACCGCTGTTATACGCTAA
- a CDS encoding NADH-quinone oxidoreductase subunit N produces the protein MQLHEIAAEFINDTKGSLWPAFAPELVLSATIMVMLLVRACRWGRFIPAAVMTLVGAGLALFVALPSWLPTGPDGGVASHELFTGMLVLDPFTVYLRIFLLVFVLLFTVFTVLSRNPERDDATDFYCLVLGSTIGMCLMASANHLLMVFVAIEMASVPSYALAGQMKHKRKSSEAALKYSIYGAGAAGVMLYGISLVAGVLNTAHLPTIALKLAETLPSMSGEQTMVLALGGLMIMVGLAFKLSAVPFHFWCPDVFEGASAEVNAFLSVASKAAALALLVRVAVGVSVPTGSEVATTAPAANQPAAISTASQTALVADEADLEPMASDQAAPLVPVRRFIGLLVGVIAAVTCTFGNLAAYAQTNIKRLMAYSTIAHAGYMMLAIPAAIEAVGVDAAVSQQAIAALALYVAIYLLMNLGAFAVIAFLRNSLGSEEIADYSGLIRRSPIITVAFALLLFSLVGLPPLAGFFGKFAIFAALANSWRVTGQNYLLWLLVIGGINTAISLFYYLRVVKIMTIDPERDGGPVPVAPVSFLAGTFVVVLTIPVMTLLLYIDTLNKWAQAAAQQLF, from the coding sequence GTGCAGTTACACGAAATCGCAGCCGAATTCATCAACGATACCAAGGGTTCGTTGTGGCCCGCCTTCGCACCCGAGTTGGTGCTGAGCGCGACAATTATGGTCATGCTGCTCGTTCGTGCGTGCCGTTGGGGAAGGTTCATACCGGCTGCTGTGATGACGTTGGTCGGTGCCGGTCTTGCACTTTTCGTCGCCTTACCGTCCTGGTTGCCAACGGGACCTGACGGTGGCGTTGCCTCGCATGAACTGTTCACTGGTATGCTGGTGTTAGACCCTTTCACCGTCTACTTGCGAATTTTCTTGTTGGTGTTCGTGCTGCTGTTCACTGTTTTTACAGTCTTATCACGCAATCCGGAACGAGATGATGCCACAGACTTTTATTGTTTGGTACTCGGAAGCACGATTGGCATGTGTCTCATGGCTTCCGCCAATCATCTGTTGATGGTATTTGTCGCAATCGAAATGGCGAGCGTGCCATCATATGCACTCGCTGGCCAGATGAAACACAAACGCAAGAGCAGTGAAGCCGCTCTGAAGTATTCCATTTATGGCGCGGGCGCCGCGGGCGTGATGCTTTATGGGATCAGCTTGGTGGCTGGAGTGCTCAACACGGCCCACTTGCCGACAATCGCCTTGAAGCTCGCGGAAACATTGCCGTCGATGAGCGGCGAGCAGACGATGGTGCTGGCCTTGGGTGGTCTGATGATCATGGTCGGTTTGGCGTTTAAGCTTTCGGCCGTGCCGTTCCACTTTTGGTGTCCAGACGTTTTCGAGGGTGCTTCGGCAGAGGTCAACGCGTTCTTGTCGGTTGCTTCCAAAGCAGCGGCCCTCGCTTTGTTGGTTCGGGTTGCGGTTGGAGTCTCCGTGCCCACCGGCTCAGAGGTCGCAACAACGGCACCCGCAGCAAATCAACCCGCGGCCATCTCGACTGCCAGTCAGACTGCATTGGTCGCTGATGAAGCTGATTTGGAACCGATGGCTTCGGATCAGGCAGCCCCGTTGGTGCCCGTCAGACGCTTCATCGGCTTGTTGGTTGGTGTGATCGCTGCGGTGACCTGTACCTTTGGGAACCTGGCTGCTTACGCCCAGACAAACATTAAACGGCTGATGGCCTATTCAACGATTGCTCATGCGGGCTACATGATGCTGGCGATACCTGCGGCAATCGAGGCGGTGGGAGTCGACGCAGCCGTGTCTCAGCAGGCGATTGCGGCACTTGCGCTCTATGTGGCCATCTATCTGCTGATGAATTTGGGAGCCTTCGCAGTGATTGCTTTCCTTCGTAATTCGTTGGGAAGTGAAGAAATCGCGGACTACTCAGGTTTGATCCGTCGATCACCAATCATCACTGTTGCCTTTGCCTTGTTGCTGTTCAGTTTGGTGGGGCTTCCTCCACTCGCCGGATTTTTCGGCAAGTTCGCGATTTTTGCTGCCTTGGCGAATTCTTGGCGCGTGACCGGTCAAAATTATTTGCTTTGGCTGCTCGTTATTGGTGGTATCAACACAGCGATTAGCTTGTTCTATTACTTGCGGGTCGTGAAGATCATGACGATTGACCCCGAACGTGATGGGGGGCCCGTGCCAGTTGCTCCGGTTTCTTTTTTGGCGGGAACTTTTGTTGTTGTTTTAACGATTCCCGTCATGACTTTGTTGCTCTACATCGACACGTTGAACAAATGGGCTCAGGCTGCAGCGCAACAACTATTTTGA
- a CDS encoding TatD family hydrolase, producing MHLFDTHAHLDDEQFGANLGAVIQRATDVGLQHLVAVGTTAESSLKCLELAAKYSTVHAAVGIQPNYCSEAKPTDWQTIVELTKREGVVAIGETGLDRYWDHTPFELQQDYFQRHLDLSRQTQLPFIVHMRDCLDEIVVMLQEARRQGPLLGVMHSYTGDAAGARECLSLGMYISFAGMVTYKKSEALREVASLIPADRLLIETDSPYLSPHPKRSVRPNEPALIVHTAQCLAEVRAVTLSEIAEQTTANAKRLFLPA from the coding sequence ATGCATCTGTTCGACACTCACGCGCATCTCGATGACGAGCAATTTGGGGCGAATCTTGGTGCGGTCATCCAGCGGGCCACGGATGTGGGCCTGCAGCATCTCGTCGCCGTCGGCACAACTGCTGAATCTTCGCTAAAGTGCCTCGAACTCGCTGCGAAGTATTCGACCGTGCACGCCGCTGTCGGAATCCAACCCAACTACTGCTCCGAAGCGAAGCCCACTGATTGGCAAACAATCGTTGAACTGACGAAACGCGAGGGCGTGGTGGCCATCGGAGAAACGGGCCTTGATCGTTACTGGGATCACACTCCTTTTGAGCTACAGCAAGATTACTTTCAGCGACATTTGGATCTATCGCGGCAGACCCAGTTGCCTTTTATTGTGCACATGCGGGATTGCCTGGATGAGATTGTCGTGATGCTGCAGGAAGCTCGCCGTCAAGGACCCTTGTTGGGTGTGATGCATTCCTACACTGGTGACGCGGCAGGAGCTCGCGAGTGCTTGTCACTGGGAATGTACATCAGTTTTGCCGGGATGGTGACCTACAAGAAGTCGGAAGCATTAAGGGAGGTGGCCTCGCTCATTCCCGCTGATCGTCTGCTGATTGAGACCGATTCGCCCTATCTTTCGCCGCATCCGAAACGATCGGTACGGCCGAATGAACCCGCCTTGATCGTGCACACAGCGCAATGCCTGGCCGAGGTGCGAGCTGTTACTTTGAGCGAAATAGCCGAACAAACGACGGCAAATGCCAAACGCCTCTTTTTGCCGGCCTGA
- a CDS encoding cyclopropane-fatty-acyl-phospholipid synthase — MALSAIALAESGWVPDALVRRGIRRMLDKRITETKQLPDQTQLAESLSNGPLLVNANEANCQHYEVPPDFFQAVLGAYLKYSCGLWASENSTLDESEVEMLRLTAERAEISDGMRVLDLGCGWGSMTTWIAQNWPNCQITSVSNSAPQKHFIENRCREQGLENVSVLTANVADFDTEQRFDRVVSIEMFEHVRNHQLLMSRISRWLEPDGKLFVHVFCHRHSAYLFETEGEENWMGRHFFTGGMMPSADWLTKFDADLRTQERWSVNGNHYARTCDAWLQKLDADRTQLAQLFRVDLGRAAADRQLQRWRMFFMACAELFRYQNGQEWFVEHYRFQRS, encoded by the coding sequence ATGGCTCTGTCCGCAATTGCCCTTGCTGAGAGTGGTTGGGTCCCTGATGCTCTGGTCCGACGTGGAATACGTCGTATGCTCGACAAACGGATCACAGAAACCAAGCAACTCCCTGACCAAACCCAACTGGCTGAATCACTCAGTAACGGTCCGCTGCTCGTCAATGCTAACGAAGCTAACTGCCAACATTACGAAGTTCCACCCGATTTTTTTCAGGCTGTCTTAGGAGCTTATCTGAAATACAGTTGTGGACTTTGGGCGTCGGAAAACTCCACTTTGGACGAGTCCGAAGTGGAGATGCTGCGGTTGACCGCCGAGCGAGCTGAAATTTCTGACGGAATGCGTGTTCTCGATTTGGGGTGCGGCTGGGGCTCAATGACCACCTGGATTGCCCAAAATTGGCCCAACTGTCAGATTACTTCGGTGTCCAATTCGGCGCCGCAGAAGCATTTCATTGAAAATCGATGTCGTGAACAAGGCCTTGAGAACGTATCCGTGTTGACTGCCAATGTGGCTGATTTTGATACCGAACAGCGGTTTGATCGAGTTGTCTCCATCGAAATGTTCGAGCACGTTCGCAATCATCAACTGTTGATGAGCCGAATTTCTCGTTGGCTTGAACCCGATGGAAAACTGTTTGTACACGTTTTTTGCCACCGCCATTCTGCCTACCTCTTCGAAACGGAGGGAGAAGAAAATTGGATGGGAAGACACTTCTTTACAGGCGGCATGATGCCCTCGGCAGATTGGCTCACGAAGTTTGACGCCGATTTGAGGACGCAAGAACGGTGGAGTGTGAATGGAAACCATTATGCCCGCACCTGCGACGCTTGGTTGCAAAAGTTGGATGCCGATCGAACACAACTCGCGCAGCTCTTTCGGGTTGATCTTGGGCGGGCGGCCGCTGATCGCCAGTTACAACGCTGGCGTATGTTCTTCATGGCCTGTGCCGAACTATTCCGTTACCAGAATGGGCAGGAATGGTTTGTCGAGCATTATCGGTTTCAGCGTTCTTGA
- a CDS encoding CerR family C-terminal domain-containing protein: MTKDQVRTRILLVAGEIFALRGYQSTTVRDICQRAKVNVAAVNYYFGDKERLYIDAVKHARELIADQWPLPEWSAETTPEQKLLMFVETFLQRLLCRDAASWRIRLILREIMDPTRACEELVQESFRPFFNVLLEVIREMAPRGTAAFQIHQLGLSIISQCVFYLSQRRVVEMMVDANELDAHFHPHALAEHIVSFSVPGLRKPYSELKGSLPDFRQGKASSS; this comes from the coding sequence ATGACAAAAGATCAGGTGCGGACACGGATCCTGTTAGTCGCGGGCGAGATCTTTGCCCTTCGTGGCTACCAGAGCACCACGGTTCGCGACATTTGTCAGCGAGCAAAAGTGAACGTCGCTGCCGTCAACTATTACTTTGGCGATAAAGAACGTCTCTATATTGACGCCGTCAAACATGCTCGAGAACTGATTGCTGATCAATGGCCACTCCCCGAATGGTCAGCCGAAACAACGCCTGAGCAAAAGTTGTTGATGTTTGTGGAAACCTTTTTGCAGCGTCTCCTTTGTCGTGACGCGGCGAGTTGGCGTATCCGGCTGATCTTGCGAGAGATCATGGATCCGACGCGGGCCTGCGAAGAGTTGGTGCAGGAGTCATTTCGACCGTTCTTCAACGTGTTGTTGGAAGTCATTCGCGAAATGGCGCCGCGTGGGACTGCTGCTTTTCAAATTCATCAGTTGGGGTTGAGCATTATTAGCCAGTGTGTTTTTTATCTTTCACAGCGCCGTGTGGTCGAAATGATGGTCGATGCGAATGAGTTGGATGCACACTTCCATCCTCATGCATTGGCTGAACACATTGTGTCATTTAGTGTGCCGGGCTTACGAAAACCGTACAGTGAACTGAAGGGAAGTTTGCCGGACTTCCGACAAGGAAAAGCGAGCTCCTCGTAA
- a CDS encoding efflux RND transporter periplasmic adaptor subunit, translating into MTSKASNAILRGLPFVFVMSLGLVAYFAIMKLQTPPDSQIPKRNPPLVRTQAVVVSDKSDLGLEVQGEVVPFREVTLAAEVAGRVESKGASSLAGNFVRADELLLQIDPSYYDLEVRRIQQSISEVKVSIEEMDVERANNEHLLKLAKSELELQNRNVGRIEALQKQRVSSQAASDAAQQKLLQAMNTVQLRENQDRLIQTRRSRYLTEKEGLLVQLEKALLDRRRTEIRSPLSGIIMEDPVEAGDYVQKGTTLVKIEDVSKVEIDFDLKLDELRWIWASSGDEDLSAGDSYALPPLKAKVEVEVEGRRFEWDAVLSRYDGAGLNPATRTVPCVAIVDNPRGGRAQADASDSGLPGPPTLLRGMFVTVKIAVPTKQPLVEVAVTALRPGSKIWLCVNDQLSIRDVDVAQVLNDRILLFPGSSDVVAGDRVVVTPLPLAANSMAIREEGSSAASRDENVLNATKAVSSEVAR; encoded by the coding sequence ATGACTTCAAAAGCATCCAACGCGATATTGCGAGGCTTGCCGTTCGTGTTCGTGATGAGTCTTGGTTTGGTGGCATATTTTGCAATTATGAAGTTGCAGACTCCGCCCGATTCTCAAATTCCAAAACGGAATCCACCTCTCGTCAGGACCCAAGCAGTCGTCGTCAGCGACAAGAGTGATCTTGGCCTCGAAGTGCAGGGGGAGGTTGTTCCGTTTCGCGAAGTGACGCTGGCGGCGGAGGTGGCCGGCCGTGTCGAGAGTAAGGGCGCCTCCTCTTTGGCGGGTAACTTCGTCAGGGCAGATGAATTGCTGCTGCAGATTGATCCAAGTTACTACGATCTAGAAGTTCGTCGTATTCAGCAATCGATATCAGAGGTAAAAGTCAGCATTGAGGAGATGGACGTTGAGCGAGCGAATAACGAACACCTTTTGAAATTAGCGAAGTCGGAGTTGGAGCTTCAAAATCGAAATGTGGGTAGAATTGAAGCACTTCAGAAGCAACGCGTATCATCGCAAGCCGCCTCCGATGCAGCACAACAAAAGTTGCTTCAAGCAATGAATACGGTGCAGTTGCGTGAGAATCAAGATCGGCTGATCCAGACCCGCAGAAGCCGTTATCTGACGGAAAAAGAAGGGTTACTGGTTCAGTTGGAAAAGGCGTTGTTGGATCGTCGACGAACTGAAATCCGATCTCCCCTTTCCGGCATCATCATGGAGGATCCGGTCGAAGCTGGCGATTATGTTCAGAAAGGAACCACGCTCGTTAAAATCGAAGACGTTTCGAAGGTTGAGATCGATTTTGATCTCAAGCTTGACGAGCTTCGCTGGATCTGGGCGAGTTCGGGCGACGAAGATTTGAGTGCGGGAGACAGCTATGCGTTGCCCCCGCTCAAGGCCAAGGTCGAAGTGGAGGTTGAGGGGCGGAGATTTGAGTGGGATGCGGTTCTGTCGCGGTATGACGGTGCAGGACTGAATCCGGCTACCCGGACGGTTCCCTGCGTGGCCATTGTCGATAATCCGCGAGGGGGAAGAGCACAAGCCGACGCCTCCGATAGCGGTTTGCCCGGACCACCGACTCTATTGCGTGGCATGTTTGTCACGGTCAAGATTGCTGTACCCACCAAGCAGCCATTGGTGGAGGTCGCGGTGACCGCTTTGAGGCCAGGCAGCAAAATTTGGCTGTGTGTCAATGATCAGCTGTCGATTCGCGATGTGGACGTGGCGCAGGTGTTGAACGATCGTATTTTGTTGTTTCCCGGCAGTTCCGATGTTGTCGCCGGGGATCGAGTCGTCGTTACTCCGCTGCCTCTTGCTGCCAATTCAATGGCGATACGCGAAGAAGGTTCATCCGCTGCAAGTCGCGATGAGAATGTCCTGAACGCCACGAAAGCTGTCTCGTCGGAGGTTGCGCGATGA